One window of the Candidatus Baltobacteraceae bacterium genome contains the following:
- a CDS encoding alpha/beta fold hydrolase: protein MKRLSFIFALVFGALAYGLAGAVTMPKPASSFDIGATHVDKYGTGEPALILIPGLTDSAAVWSGTIARFAPTHTIYALTLAGFGGTKPTQSPMIEKAVSDVVSLIAQEHLNKPVAIGHSLGGFTVLRIAEEHSDLLRGAIAVDGLPVFYGMDAMTAAQRSANAAQIAAPLANLTPDQLMAGAKTYSVPYMTQAKNVDTVVAFGKGADPAATSEYMTEL from the coding sequence ATGAAACGACTGAGCTTTATTTTCGCGCTCGTTTTTGGGGCGTTAGCGTATGGATTGGCCGGTGCGGTAACGATGCCGAAGCCGGCCTCGAGTTTCGACATCGGCGCGACGCACGTCGATAAATATGGCACCGGCGAACCAGCACTCATCCTTATTCCCGGACTTACCGACAGCGCGGCCGTTTGGAGCGGGACGATCGCGCGATTTGCACCGACGCATACGATCTACGCGCTGACGCTTGCGGGCTTCGGCGGAACGAAACCCACGCAATCGCCGATGATCGAAAAAGCCGTATCCGATGTCGTTTCGCTAATCGCGCAAGAGCATCTAAACAAACCGGTGGCGATCGGGCACAGCCTCGGCGGTTTCACCGTGCTGCGCATCGCGGAAGAACACAGCGATCTGCTGCGCGGCGCGATCGCCGTCGACGGCTTGCCGGTGTTTTACGGTATGGACGCGATGACCGCCGCCCAGCGATCCGCGAACGCCGCGCAAATAGCGGCGCCGCTCGCGAACCTGACGCCCGATCAACTCATGGCCGGCGCCAAAACCTACAGCGTGCCGTACATGACGCAAGCGAAAAACGTGGATACCGTGGTCGCATTCGGCAAAGGCGCCGATCCCGCCGCGACCAGCGAGTACATGACGGAGCT